From Longimicrobium sp.:
CAGCTGGATGAGCGGCGTGTCGCCGAAGGTCTCGGTGACGTCGCGGTAGATGCGGCGGCGGGGCATGGCGGGCTCCCTGGCGTTGGGGTGGGGAGGCGATGCTGCGTCCGGTCCAATCTAGCGGCGAGGGGCGAGCGGCGCCCTGACCGCGTTCAGCCGTGCGCGGACGCCTTGCGCAGCAGCGACATCTGCGCGGTGTGGGCCACGCAGTGCTGCACGGCGCCGTGCAGCATGACGTAGAAGGTGACGCCGGAGCCCAGCGGCCGGTCGCGCTCGTCGCCCATCACCTCGTCCAGCCGCGCGGCGGGGAAGCGGCGGACTTCGGCCAGGAGCGCGCGGTACGACGCCTCCAGCATCTCCATCGTCCACCGCCAGTTTTCGTCCGACGGCTCCGGCATCTCCGGCCAGTCTCCGTCTTCCGGCTCGCGCGCGGTGCCGGTGCGCACCCGCCGCGCGACCTCGCGGTTCCACGACGTCAGGTGCAGCGCGATCTCCCAGATGGTGTGCGCCTGCGGGATCGGCCGCCGCGCCGCCTCCTCCGCCGCCACCCCGCGGAGGGCGTCCATCGTGCTGGAGCCGTACCACGCGTCGCCGTCGAAGACGCGCGCCAGCTGGTCGGCGATTCGCTCGATCTCGTCCATCTCCCTGATGATCCGCCGCGTCACCCCGGCCGCAGCCCGGCGACGACGATGAAGGTGACGAAGAGCGCGACGAGGGCGACCGCAAGCATCTTCTGCCAGCCCTCTCGATCGATGACGATGCCGCTCACCAGCAGCGCGAAGAACACCGCCTCGTACGGGCGCTCGGGCGCGAGCAGCGGGTCGCCCGACACGGCCACGGCGCGGGTCGCGTTCAGCAGCGGCACCGCCGCCAGGAAGCCGAAGTACCAGCGGTGGTTGGCGAAGAAGTGCGACTTCAGGT
This genomic window contains:
- a CDS encoding DinB family protein; this translates as MDEIERIADQLARVFDGDAWYGSSTMDALRGVAAEEAARRPIPQAHTIWEIALHLTSWNREVARRVRTGTAREPEDGDWPEMPEPSDENWRWTMEMLEASYRALLAEVRRFPAARLDEVMGDERDRPLGSGVTFYVMLHGAVQHCVAHTAQMSLLRKASAHG